A section of the Agrococcus sp. SGAir0287 genome encodes:
- the rpmI gene encoding 50S ribosomal protein L35: MPKQKTHSGAKKRFKVTGSGKIRKQQAGMRHNLEVKSSVQTRRLNKDKVLAPADAKVVKKLLGR, from the coding sequence ATGCCCAAGCAGAAGACGCACTCCGGTGCGAAGAAGCGCTTCAAGGTCACCGGCAGCGGCAAGATCCGCAAGCAGCAGGCCGGCATGCGCCACAACCTCGAGGTGAAGTCGTCGGTCCAGACGCGCCGCCTCAACAAGGACAAGGTCCTGGCGCCCGCCGACGCCAAGGTCGTCAAGAAGCTGCTCGGTCGCTGA
- a CDS encoding DUF1844 domain-containing protein, translating to MQDDDLTRDIAEVPAVELINTVAIHLLSAAAVKLGLGDGPDAQTEVDLDEARKLINALAGLVTAAAPEVGSIHAAPLRDGLRSVQLAFREASAIPDAPGKGPGERFTGSVV from the coding sequence GTGCAGGACGACGACCTGACGCGCGACATCGCAGAGGTGCCCGCGGTCGAGCTCATCAACACGGTGGCGATCCACCTGCTGAGCGCCGCCGCGGTGAAGCTGGGCCTCGGCGACGGGCCCGACGCGCAGACCGAGGTCGACCTCGACGAGGCGCGGAAGCTCATCAACGCGCTCGCCGGCCTCGTCACGGCCGCAGCGCCCGAGGTCGGCAGCATCCACGCCGCTCCCCTGCGCGACGGCCTGCGCTCGGTGCAGCTCGCCTTCCGCGAGGCCTCCGCGATCCCCGACGCGCCCGGCAAGGGTCCGGGCGAGCGGTTCACCGGCTCCGTCGTCTGA
- a CDS encoding SseB family protein encodes MSGRGDSAGRPWAGRSFQHHDTAYADDDGSAPPAFVSAATALAAGEATVDAVVEALRGSRLLVPLVAEAGDTATVEGRTIDKSQELSIVAVAGPDGAPILPMTSSAEAMRAWRPDARPVPASIERCAAAALEDAGRIVVDPGSSTEVVLRRSALVALLTGEPWLPPHEHPVVQAEIVAPLAALDGIEAVALADADPTSRLRGRELEVRAVASPGVDRGAVQAAFEHAVAGIGARRAAWQDAVTDVAIEVVWLAQPTRIASGPHVAVYRTR; translated from the coding sequence GTGAGCGGCCGGGGCGACTCCGCCGGCAGGCCGTGGGCCGGCCGCTCGTTCCAGCACCACGACACGGCCTACGCCGACGACGACGGCAGCGCGCCGCCGGCGTTCGTGTCCGCCGCGACGGCCCTGGCTGCGGGCGAGGCGACCGTGGACGCCGTCGTCGAGGCGCTGCGCGGCTCGCGGCTGCTCGTGCCGCTCGTCGCGGAGGCCGGCGACACGGCGACGGTCGAGGGGCGCACGATCGACAAGAGCCAGGAGCTGTCGATCGTGGCGGTCGCGGGTCCCGACGGCGCCCCGATCCTGCCGATGACGTCGAGCGCTGAGGCGATGCGCGCGTGGCGCCCGGACGCGAGGCCCGTGCCCGCGTCGATCGAGCGCTGCGCGGCGGCGGCGCTCGAGGACGCCGGACGCATCGTCGTCGACCCGGGATCGTCCACCGAGGTCGTGCTGCGCCGCAGCGCGCTCGTCGCCCTGCTCACGGGCGAGCCGTGGCTGCCGCCGCACGAGCATCCCGTCGTGCAGGCCGAGATCGTCGCGCCGCTCGCGGCCCTCGACGGCATCGAGGCGGTGGCGCTCGCCGACGCGGATCCCACCTCTCGGCTGCGCGGACGGGAGCTCGAGGTGCGGGCCGTCGCGTCGCCCGGCGTCGACCGCGGCGCGGTCCAAGCGGCCTTCGAGCACGCCGTCGCCGGCATCGGCGCGCGGCGCGCCGCGTGGCAGGACGCCGTGACGGACGTCGCGATCGAGGTGGTGTGGCTCGCGCAGCCGACGCGCATCGCGTCCGGCCCGCACGTCGCGGTCTACCGCACGCGCTGA
- the infC gene encoding translation initiation factor IF-3: MPSRVAFATRRLLVRAIDSKHQEHHISDPRINERIRVPEVRLVGPSGEQVGIVSVEAALRLAREADLDLVEVAPGSRPPVAKIMDFGKFKYEQAQKAKEARRNQANTVLKEVRFRLKIDEHDYETKRKRAEGFLQDGDKVKAMILFRGREQSRPEMGVRLLQRFAEDIAEWGVVENRPTQDGRNMTMIVGPVRSKSDAKAEQNAARQAQREAEQEKRRLAAEEQAARQAAIEAQRPARAVEPVRETRAARLANQQASSRPSRGGRDRDRDDRPPRRDREDRAERSESREPREPRTPRQGSGSGAPQAPAARPGAAASAAARMLGAKPASAPSAAAAKPAADAPAPEKASPKKPAASAAKPAASAAKPAAPAAAKPAAKPAAPAAKPASK; this comes from the coding sequence GTGCCGAGCCGGGTCGCGTTCGCGACCCGAAGGCTCCTCGTCCGTGCCATCGATTCGAAGCACCAGGAGCATCACATCAGCGATCCCCGCATCAACGAGCGCATCCGCGTCCCCGAAGTCCGCCTCGTCGGCCCCAGTGGCGAGCAGGTCGGCATCGTGAGCGTCGAGGCTGCGCTGCGTCTCGCACGCGAGGCGGATCTCGATCTCGTCGAGGTCGCGCCCGGCTCTCGTCCGCCCGTCGCCAAGATCATGGACTTCGGCAAGTTCAAGTACGAGCAGGCGCAGAAGGCCAAGGAGGCTCGTCGCAACCAGGCGAACACGGTCCTCAAGGAGGTCCGCTTCCGCCTGAAGATCGACGAGCACGACTACGAGACCAAGCGCAAGCGTGCCGAGGGCTTCCTGCAGGATGGCGACAAGGTCAAGGCGATGATCCTGTTCCGCGGTCGCGAGCAGTCGCGTCCCGAGATGGGCGTGCGGCTCCTGCAGCGCTTCGCGGAGGACATCGCCGAGTGGGGCGTCGTCGAGAACCGTCCGACGCAGGACGGCCGCAACATGACGATGATCGTGGGTCCGGTGCGCTCCAAGAGCGACGCGAAGGCTGAGCAGAACGCCGCGCGTCAGGCGCAGCGCGAGGCTGAGCAGGAGAAGCGCCGCCTCGCCGCCGAGGAGCAGGCCGCACGGCAGGCCGCCATCGAGGCGCAGCGTCCCGCTCGCGCCGTCGAGCCGGTGCGCGAGACGCGGGCGGCGCGCCTGGCCAACCAGCAGGCCTCCTCGCGTCCGTCGCGCGGTGGGCGCGACCGCGACCGTGACGACCGTCCGCCGCGTCGCGATCGCGAGGACCGCGCCGAGCGCAGCGAGTCGCGGGAGCCCCGCGAGCCGCGCACGCCGCGTCAGGGCTCCGGCTCCGGCGCGCCGCAGGCGCCGGCGGCGCGTCCGGGAGCCGCGGCCTCGGCCGCCGCGCGCATGCTCGGTGCCAAGCCCGCCTCCGCCCCGTCCGCAGCAGCTGCCAAGCCCGCTGCCGACGCCCCCGCGCCCGAGAAGGCGAGCCCCAAGAAGCCAGCCGCGTCCGCTGCGAAGCCCGCAGCCTCCGCGGCGAAGCCGGCAGCACCCGCTGCCGCCAAGCCCGCGGCCAAGCCGGCAGCCCCTGCCGCCAAGCCCGCATCGAAGTAG
- the priA gene encoding bifunctional 1-(5-phosphoribosyl)-5-((5-phosphoribosylamino)methylideneamino)imidazole-4-carboxamide isomerase/phosphoribosylanthranilate isomerase PriA has translation MTDFSQAPHLTLLPAVDVAGGKAVRLTQGKAGTEQSFGSPVDAALDWVRQGAEWIHLVDLDAAFGRGENRGAIKKVIKAVRGDAQIELSGGIRDDRSLEAALETGAKRINLGTAALENPEWTAHVIAEYGDQIAVGLDVRGTTLAARGWTQDSGDLWEVLERLEEAECSRYVVTDVTKDGMLNGPNVDLLRQIAERTDRPIVASGGVSSLDDIAALRQLVPIGIEGAIVGKALYAGNFTLKAALDVAGK, from the coding sequence ATGACCGACTTCTCGCAGGCTCCTCACCTGACGCTGCTGCCCGCCGTCGACGTCGCCGGCGGCAAGGCCGTGCGCCTGACGCAGGGCAAGGCCGGCACGGAGCAGTCGTTCGGCAGCCCCGTCGACGCGGCGCTCGATTGGGTGCGCCAGGGCGCGGAGTGGATCCACCTCGTCGACCTCGACGCCGCCTTCGGGCGCGGCGAGAACCGCGGCGCCATCAAGAAGGTCATCAAGGCCGTGCGCGGCGACGCGCAGATCGAGCTCTCGGGCGGCATCCGCGACGACCGCTCGCTCGAGGCGGCGCTCGAGACGGGCGCGAAGCGCATCAACCTCGGTACCGCCGCGCTCGAGAACCCGGAGTGGACGGCGCACGTCATCGCCGAGTACGGCGACCAGATCGCCGTCGGCCTCGACGTGCGCGGCACGACGCTCGCCGCCCGCGGCTGGACGCAGGACTCCGGCGACCTCTGGGAGGTGCTGGAGCGCCTCGAGGAGGCCGAGTGCAGCCGCTACGTCGTGACCGACGTGACGAAGGACGGCATGCTGAACGGCCCGAACGTCGACCTGCTGCGGCAGATCGCCGAGCGCACCGACCGGCCGATCGTCGCCTCGGGTGGCGTGTCGAGCCTCGACGACATCGCGGCGCTGCGCCAGCTCGTGCCGATCGGCATCGAGGGCGCGATCGTCGGCAAGGCGCTCTACGCCGGCAACTTCACCCTCAAGGCGGCGCTCGACGTCGCGGGGAAGTGA
- the rplT gene encoding 50S ribosomal protein L20 yields the protein MARVKRAVNAHKKRRVILERAEGYRGQRSRLYRKAKEQVTHSLVYAYRDRRAKKGEFRRLWIQRINAASRQNGLTYNRLIQGLNLAGVEVDRRILADLAVNEPATFASLVETAKAALPADTSAPKSAA from the coding sequence ATGGCACGTGTCAAGCGGGCAGTCAACGCCCACAAGAAGCGTCGAGTCATCCTCGAGCGCGCAGAGGGCTACCGCGGTCAGCGGTCGCGCCTCTACCGCAAGGCGAAGGAGCAGGTCACCCACTCCCTCGTCTACGCGTACCGCGACCGTCGCGCGAAGAAGGGCGAGTTCCGTCGCCTGTGGATCCAGCGCATCAACGCCGCGTCGCGCCAGAACGGCCTGACCTACAACCGCCTCATCCAGGGTCTGAACCTGGCGGGCGTCGAGGTCGACCGCCGCATCCTCGCGGACCTCGCGGTCAACGAGCCCGCGACGTTCGCCTCGCTCGTCGAGACGGCGAAGGCGGCGCTGCCCGCCGACACGTCGGCCCCGAAGAGCGCCGCGTAG
- the hisH gene encoding imidazole glycerol phosphate synthase subunit HisH, whose protein sequence is MGNVHSAAKALEAAGASVTLTADRATIMEADGLVVPGVGSIASCMAGIDAVRGGELIGRRLSGGRPVLGICVGMQVLFERGLEGRDETEALGEWPGTVRRLEADVLPHMGWNTVATGEGSRLFAGIEDERFYFVHSYAATEWLIDPHPRIARPITTWAEHGERFLAAVENGPLSATQFHPEKSGEAGVRLLTNWVDSLRDA, encoded by the coding sequence ATGGGCAACGTGCACTCGGCCGCGAAGGCCCTCGAGGCCGCCGGGGCGTCGGTGACGCTCACCGCCGATCGCGCCACGATCATGGAGGCCGACGGCCTCGTCGTGCCCGGCGTCGGCTCGATCGCGTCGTGCATGGCGGGCATCGACGCCGTGCGCGGCGGCGAGCTCATCGGCAGGAGGCTCTCGGGGGGTCGCCCCGTGCTGGGCATCTGCGTCGGCATGCAGGTGCTCTTCGAGCGCGGGCTCGAGGGGCGCGACGAGACGGAGGCGCTGGGCGAGTGGCCGGGCACCGTGCGCAGGCTCGAGGCCGACGTGCTGCCCCACATGGGCTGGAACACGGTCGCGACGGGCGAGGGATCGAGGCTCTTCGCGGGCATCGAGGACGAGCGGTTCTACTTCGTCCACTCGTACGCGGCGACCGAGTGGCTCATCGACCCGCATCCGCGCATCGCCAGGCCCATCACGACGTGGGCCGAGCACGGCGAGCGCTTCCTCGCGGCCGTGGAGAACGGCCCGCTGAGCGCGACGCAGTTCCACCCCGAGAAGTCGGGGGAGGCGGGCGTGCGCCTGCTGACCAACTGGGTCGACTCCCTGCGCGACGCGTAG
- a CDS encoding glutamate ABC transporter substrate-binding protein, producing the protein MRMTRTTSVLALAAAAAMLVGCASGTPDNPGGSGEEGDAPLFEVAENVDLEGSPTYDAMVEAGGVTIGVKEDQPGLGYLDPATGERTGFDVDIARWIAASLGFSEDQITFESIASANREQAIVNGDIDYYVGTYSITDARKEQIDFAGPYFVTGQGLLVAADSDVTSIDDLPDGSTICSATGSTPIQNIRDNYPQFETTEFDTYSQCVEALINGQVDAVTTDEAILIGYAAQDPDNLQVVGEPFSEERYGIGLPLGDDALRTFINDLLEDNPDTWQAIYDANLGDSGVEGTQPEVDRY; encoded by the coding sequence ATGCGCATGACTCGCACCACGTCCGTGCTCGCCCTCGCGGCGGCCGCGGCCATGCTCGTCGGCTGTGCCTCGGGCACGCCCGACAACCCCGGAGGCTCGGGCGAGGAGGGCGACGCGCCCCTGTTCGAGGTCGCTGAGAACGTCGACCTCGAGGGCTCGCCCACCTACGACGCCATGGTCGAGGCCGGCGGCGTCACGATCGGCGTCAAGGAGGACCAGCCCGGTCTCGGCTACCTCGACCCCGCCACCGGCGAGCGCACGGGCTTCGACGTCGACATCGCGCGCTGGATCGCCGCGTCGCTCGGCTTCTCCGAGGACCAGATCACCTTCGAGTCGATCGCCTCGGCGAACCGCGAGCAGGCGATCGTGAACGGCGACATCGACTACTACGTCGGCACGTACTCGATCACCGACGCCCGCAAGGAGCAGATCGACTTCGCCGGCCCGTACTTCGTGACCGGCCAGGGCCTGCTCGTCGCCGCGGACTCCGACGTGACGAGCATCGACGACCTGCCCGACGGCTCGACGATCTGCTCGGCCACGGGGTCGACGCCGATCCAGAACATCCGCGACAACTACCCGCAGTTCGAGACGACCGAGTTCGACACGTACTCGCAGTGCGTCGAGGCGCTCATCAACGGCCAGGTCGACGCCGTGACCACCGACGAGGCCATCCTCATCGGCTACGCGGCGCAGGACCCCGACAACCTCCAGGTCGTCGGCGAGCCGTTCAGCGAGGAGCGCTACGGCATCGGCCTGCCGCTCGGCGACGACGCGCTGCGCACCTTCATCAACGACCTCCTGGAGGACAACCCCGACACCTGGCAGGCGATCTACGACGCCAACCTCGGTGACTCGGGCGTCGAGGGCACGCAGCCCGAGGTCGACCGCTACTGA
- a CDS encoding TrmH family RNA methyltransferase translates to MIESPRHERVRAASRLQQRAARSETGLFLLEGPNALREAIAADAIVEAFATTAFVDRHGDLAASLGDALELVGERALAAMSDTVRPQGVVAVCRQQPTTLERALERATLVAILHEVQDPGNLGTILRVADAAGADAVVVTRSSVDPYNPKVVRATTGSILHIPHAVGVSTEDAVLAAHQRGLQVLAADVSGDELTAPHVRERLARPTAWLFGNEARGLDVASLALADLPVRVPIYGRAESLNLATAASVCLYQSAIAHADG, encoded by the coding sequence ATGATCGAGAGCCCACGCCACGAGCGCGTGCGTGCGGCGTCGAGACTCCAGCAGCGAGCAGCCCGGTCGGAGACCGGGCTGTTCCTGTTGGAGGGCCCGAACGCCCTGCGCGAGGCGATCGCCGCCGACGCGATCGTCGAGGCGTTCGCGACGACGGCCTTCGTCGACCGCCACGGCGACCTCGCCGCATCCCTCGGCGACGCCCTCGAGCTCGTAGGGGAGCGCGCCCTCGCCGCGATGAGCGACACCGTGCGCCCGCAGGGGGTCGTCGCAGTGTGCAGGCAGCAGCCCACGACGCTCGAGCGGGCGCTCGAGCGCGCGACGCTCGTCGCGATCCTCCACGAGGTGCAGGATCCGGGGAACCTCGGCACCATCCTCCGCGTGGCGGACGCGGCGGGTGCCGACGCCGTCGTCGTGACGCGCTCGAGCGTCGACCCGTACAACCCGAAGGTCGTGCGCGCGACGACGGGCTCGATCCTCCACATCCCGCACGCGGTGGGCGTCTCGACTGAGGACGCCGTGCTCGCGGCGCACCAGCGCGGCCTGCAGGTGCTCGCGGCCGACGTCTCCGGCGACGAGCTCACCGCGCCCCATGTGCGCGAGCGGCTCGCACGCCCGACCGCGTGGCTGTTCGGCAACGAGGCGCGCGGGCTCGACGTCGCATCCCTCGCCCTCGCCGACCTGCCCGTCCGCGTGCCGATCTACGGGCGCGCCGAGTCGCTGAACCTCGCCACCGCGGCCTCCGTGTGCCTCTACCAGTCGGCGATCGCCCACGCCGACGGCTGA
- a CDS encoding amino acid ABC transporter ATP-binding protein, whose translation MQPLVEIERVEKHYGEFHALKDINLTVDKGQVVVVIGPSGSGKSTLCRTINRLETITSGDIRIDGKTLPKEGKGLATLRADVGMVFQSFNLFAHMTILENVTLGPIKVRKVARKQAEEEAMALLDRVGVAHQASKYPAQLSGGQQQRVAIARALAMKPKVMLFDEPTSALDPEMINEVLDVMIGLAKDGMTMIVVTHEMGFARKAADRVVFMADGEVLEDRTPEEFFTNPQTDRAKDFLSKLITH comes from the coding sequence ATGCAGCCTCTGGTCGAGATCGAGCGCGTCGAGAAGCACTACGGCGAGTTCCACGCGCTCAAGGACATCAACCTCACGGTCGACAAGGGCCAGGTCGTCGTCGTCATCGGCCCGTCCGGCTCCGGCAAGTCGACGCTGTGCCGCACGATCAACCGCCTCGAGACGATCACGTCCGGCGACATCCGCATCGACGGCAAGACGCTGCCCAAGGAGGGCAAGGGCCTCGCGACGCTCCGCGCCGACGTCGGCATGGTCTTCCAGTCCTTCAACCTCTTCGCGCACATGACGATCCTCGAGAACGTCACTCTCGGCCCCATCAAGGTGCGCAAGGTCGCGCGCAAGCAGGCCGAGGAGGAGGCGATGGCGCTGCTCGACCGCGTCGGCGTCGCCCACCAGGCGTCGAAGTACCCCGCCCAGCTCTCCGGCGGCCAGCAGCAGCGCGTCGCGATCGCGCGCGCCCTGGCCATGAAGCCCAAGGTCATGCTCTTCGACGAGCCGACCTCGGCGCTCGACCCCGAGATGATCAACGAGGTCCTCGACGTCATGATCGGCCTCGCGAAGGACGGCATGACGATGATCGTCGTCACGCACGAGATGGGCTTCGCCCGCAAGGCCGCCGACCGCGTCGTCTTCATGGCCGACGGCGAGGTGCTCGAGGACCGCACGCCGGAGGAGTTCTTCACGAACCCGCAGACGGATCGTGCGAAGGACTTCCTTTCGAAGCTCATCACCCACTGA
- the pheS gene encoding phenylalanine--tRNA ligase subunit alpha: MSIPDLTTRLDAAVTAALDAIASATTVAELQAAKTAHNGQGSELAALNGSLRDLAPELRKDAGAAIGQARGRVAQAIEARQGELAVAEEQARLAAETVDVTALPTHQRPGSRHPLTMLMDEMGDIFTGMGWEVAEGPELEHEWYNFDALNVDPDHPARGESDTFYVEPTSRHLVLRTQTSPVQVRSLLTRDLPVYVVAPGRTYRTDEIDATHLPVFTQIEGLAVDEGITMAHLRGTLEHLARQMFGEEARIRLRPNHFPFTEPSAEMDVWHPGMRGGPRWVEWGGCGMVHPNVLRSAGVDPDRYSGFAFGMGIERTLQFRYQLDDMRDMIEGDVRFSEQFGMVI, translated from the coding sequence GTGTCCATCCCCGATCTGACGACGAGGCTCGACGCCGCCGTGACGGCCGCGCTCGACGCCATCGCCTCCGCGACGACGGTCGCCGAGCTGCAAGCCGCCAAGACCGCGCACAACGGGCAGGGGAGCGAGCTCGCTGCCCTGAACGGCTCGCTGCGCGACCTCGCCCCCGAGCTGCGGAAGGATGCCGGCGCCGCCATCGGCCAGGCGCGCGGACGCGTCGCGCAGGCGATCGAGGCCCGTCAGGGCGAGCTCGCCGTCGCCGAGGAGCAGGCGCGGCTCGCCGCCGAGACCGTCGACGTCACGGCGCTGCCGACGCACCAGCGTCCCGGCTCGCGGCATCCCCTCACCATGCTCATGGACGAGATGGGCGACATCTTCACCGGCATGGGCTGGGAGGTCGCGGAGGGCCCCGAGCTCGAGCACGAGTGGTACAACTTCGACGCGCTGAACGTCGACCCCGACCACCCGGCGCGCGGCGAGTCCGACACCTTCTACGTCGAGCCGACGTCGAGGCACCTCGTGCTGCGCACGCAGACGAGCCCCGTGCAGGTCCGCTCGCTGCTCACGCGCGACCTGCCCGTCTACGTCGTCGCGCCCGGACGCACGTACCGCACCGACGAGATCGACGCGACGCACCTGCCCGTCTTCACCCAGATCGAGGGCCTCGCCGTCGACGAGGGCATCACGATGGCGCACCTGCGCGGCACGCTCGAGCACCTCGCACGGCAGATGTTCGGCGAGGAGGCGCGCATCCGCCTGCGCCCCAACCACTTCCCGTTCACCGAGCCGAGCGCCGAGATGGACGTCTGGCACCCGGGCATGCGCGGCGGGCCGCGCTGGGTCGAGTGGGGCGGCTGCGGCATGGTGCACCCCAACGTGCTGCGCTCGGCGGGCGTCGACCCCGACCGCTACTCGGGCTTCGCGTTCGGCATGGGCATCGAGCGCACGCTCCAGTTCCGCTACCAGCTCGACGACATGCGCGACATGATCGAGGGCGACGTCCGCTTCTCCGAGCAGTTCGGGATGGTCATCTGA
- a CDS encoding amino acid ABC transporter permease produces MLDALTGNLDLWGEALLGTLILFFGGGAIALVLGFVVGAMRVSPVPIARAVGTVYVNTVRNTPLTLVFFVFAFAVPPLFGIRGADYLVLAVLALGLYTATYVAETLRSGINTVPVGQAEAARAIGLPFGQVMTLVILPQAARAVVPPMMSVLIALLKNTTVAAGFSVLNLGSIRSYLSERGENALDVLLWVALFFVALVLLLSWLQQALERRWKVAR; encoded by the coding sequence ATGCTCGACGCCCTCACCGGCAACCTCGACCTCTGGGGCGAGGCGCTGCTGGGCACCCTCATCCTCTTCTTCGGCGGCGGTGCGATCGCCCTCGTGCTCGGCTTCGTCGTCGGCGCGATGCGCGTCTCGCCCGTGCCGATCGCGCGGGCCGTCGGCACCGTGTACGTCAACACGGTGCGCAACACCCCGCTGACGCTCGTCTTCTTCGTCTTCGCCTTCGCGGTGCCGCCGCTCTTCGGCATCCGCGGCGCCGACTACCTCGTGCTCGCCGTGCTCGCGCTCGGCCTCTACACCGCGACGTACGTCGCCGAGACGCTGCGGTCGGGCATCAACACGGTGCCCGTGGGCCAGGCGGAGGCGGCACGCGCCATCGGCCTGCCGTTCGGCCAGGTCATGACGCTCGTGATCCTGCCGCAGGCGGCGCGCGCGGTCGTGCCGCCGATGATGAGCGTGCTCATCGCGCTGCTCAAGAACACCACGGTCGCCGCCGGCTTCTCCGTGCTCAACCTCGGCTCCATCCGCAGCTACCTCTCCGAGCGCGGCGAGAACGCCCTCGACGTGCTGCTGTGGGTCGCCCTCTTCTTCGTCGCGCTCGTGCTGCTGCTGTCGTGGCTGCAGCAGGCGCTCGAGCGTCGCTGGAAGGTCGCACGATGA
- the hisB gene encoding imidazoleglycerol-phosphate dehydratase HisB: protein MRTARIARTTSESTIELELDLDGTGSSEISTTVPFYDHLLTALSKHSLIDLRVTASGDTDIDAHHTVEDTAICLGLALGEALGDKSGIRRYGDATVPLDEALARAVVDLSGRPFLVHAGEPAGFELHRIGGHFTGSLVRHVFEAIAYNARMTLHVDVLGGRDPHHVAEAEMKAFARALRVAVEPDPRVTGIPSTKGAL, encoded by the coding sequence ATGCGCACCGCACGCATCGCCCGCACGACGAGCGAGTCCACCATCGAGCTCGAGCTCGACCTCGACGGCACCGGCTCGAGCGAGATCTCGACGACCGTGCCGTTCTACGACCACCTCCTGACGGCGCTGTCGAAGCACTCGCTCATCGACCTGCGCGTGACGGCCTCCGGCGACACGGACATCGACGCGCACCACACGGTCGAGGACACGGCCATCTGCCTGGGGCTCGCGCTGGGCGAGGCGCTCGGCGACAAGTCGGGCATCCGCCGCTACGGCGACGCGACCGTGCCTCTCGACGAGGCGCTCGCGCGCGCCGTCGTCGACCTCTCCGGCCGCCCCTTCCTCGTGCACGCGGGCGAGCCCGCGGGCTTCGAGCTGCACCGGATCGGCGGGCACTTCACGGGATCGCTCGTGCGCCACGTCTTCGAGGCGATCGCGTACAACGCCCGCATGACGCTGCACGTCGACGTGCTCGGCGGCCGCGATCCGCATCACGTCGCCGAGGCGGAGATGAAGGCCTTCGCGCGCGCCCTGCGCGTCGCCGTCGAGCCCGACCCGCGCGTGACCGGCATCCCGTCGACGAAGGGCGCGCTCTGA
- a CDS encoding amino acid ABC transporter permease — protein MTQTSVLFDVPGPRARARNAALGVATIVVVLGLVGFLVYRLFATGQFDASKWEIFGYQGIWQRILSGLVSTLAAFALAAIGALALGFVLAIARMSDHRAIRVPAAVITEVLRAVPVLVFMLLLYYALPVIDIRFTPFQAVVIALVAYNGSVLAEVIRAGVESLPNGQKEAGYAIGLRKSGVMQLILLPQAIRAMLPVIIAQLVVALKDTALGFIITYQELLYVARQLGTAATYDRPIIPATIVIGAIYIALCLLLSYIAIVVERRVSKGPRATPRQKGAAGGDTSTTKLIAIQGQQQGGAPTT, from the coding sequence ATGACCCAGACCTCCGTCCTCTTCGACGTCCCCGGCCCGCGCGCCCGTGCGCGCAACGCCGCGCTCGGCGTCGCGACGATCGTCGTCGTGCTCGGCCTCGTCGGCTTCCTCGTCTACCGCCTCTTCGCGACCGGCCAGTTCGACGCCTCCAAGTGGGAGATCTTCGGCTACCAGGGCATCTGGCAGCGCATCCTCTCCGGCCTCGTGAGCACGCTCGCCGCCTTCGCGCTCGCCGCGATCGGAGCGCTCGCGCTCGGCTTCGTGCTGGCGATCGCGCGCATGTCCGACCACCGAGCGATCCGGGTGCCCGCGGCCGTGATCACCGAGGTGCTGCGCGCGGTGCCCGTGCTCGTGTTCATGCTGCTGCTCTACTACGCGCTGCCCGTCATCGACATCCGCTTCACGCCGTTCCAGGCGGTCGTCATCGCCCTCGTCGCGTACAACGGGTCGGTGCTCGCCGAGGTCATCCGCGCGGGCGTCGAGTCGCTGCCGAACGGCCAGAAGGAGGCCGGCTATGCCATCGGCCTGCGCAAGTCCGGCGTCATGCAGCTCATCCTCCTGCCGCAGGCGATCCGGGCGATGCTGCCCGTCATCATCGCCCAGCTCGTCGTCGCCCTGAAGGACACGGCGCTCGGCTTCATCATCACCTACCAGGAGCTGCTCTACGTGGCTCGGCAGCTCGGCACCGCGGCGACGTACGACCGCCCGATCATCCCCGCGACCATCGTGATCGGCGCCATCTACATCGCGCTCTGCCTCCTGCTGTCGTACATCGCAATCGTCGTGGAGCGCCGCGTGAGCAAGGGCCCGAGGGCGACGCCCCGGCAGAAGGGCGCGGCCGGCGGCGACACGTCGACGACGAAGCTCATCGCCATCCAGGGCCAGCAGCAGGGCGGCGCGCCGACCACATAG